One segment of Fusarium oxysporum f. sp. lycopersici 4287 chromosome 7, whole genome shotgun sequence DNA contains the following:
- a CDS encoding minichromosome maintenance protein 6, producing MATPSSDAGFMMSDAPSRAAPTPRRNMGFPSSSSARPRGPPSENMGAPSDDEGDGFADDQVPRSSRIPNSTEISRVEDRIGLLVQEHFESFIENFAEDPISAPTPSAPTPSAVTTDKYYVAQIKGMRTYSLSTFYVDYRHLAAWENGSLADGVMRQYYRFLPFLTAALHNMIAKYEPMYFREHRQPTASSNLTTSAASHLGSASQSESSHRKNEHQQTDKLFSIAFYNLPLVSRVRALRAANIGQLLSISGTVTRTSEVRPELSVATFTCEACRTVVPNVEQTFRYTEPTQCPNSTCQNRVAWQLDIRRSTFVDWQKVRIQENSSEIPTGSMPRTMDVILRGEIVDRAKAGEKCIFTGALIVVPDVSQLGLPGLRPTAIRDDRNAPRGADAGGSGISGLKALGVRDLTYRLAFLACMVNPDTSTSGQSAASGAADVVNALTQNTANEGEQSVEDAQAAVLASMNPSEIEDLRAMVHGDHIYSRLVQSIAPMVYGHEVVKKGLLLQLMSGVPKSTAEGMQLRGDINICIVGDPSTSKSQFLKYVCSFAPRAVYTSGKASSAAGLTAAVVKDEETGEFTIEAGALMLADNGVCAIDEFDKMDIADQVAIHEAMEQQTISIAKAGIQATLNARTSILAAANPVGGRYNRKTTLRSNINMSAPIMSRFDLFFVVLDECNEQVDRHLAEHIVGIHQLRDEAVEPEFSTEQLQRYIRFAKTFRPEFTDEAKDVLVEKYKELRADDAQGGVGKNSYRITVRQLESMIRLSEAIAKVNCVEEISSEMVVEAYNLLRQSIISVEHDDVEVYDEEPEEDSETLLRAADAASGRGQEHDAVMEEDDTQPGRSSVAPERRKQTITYDNYIKMVNMFVQHITDAEVGNLEGVNGDELVNWYLEQKEDELQGEDDYHREKALANMVLKKMVKENILMALRGEGLTDGDASSSTDPSQIMYIVHPNCAVEEV from the exons ATGGCTACTCCCTCGAGCGATGCCGGCTTCATGATGTCGGATGCCCCCTCGCGGGCTGCCCCGACCCCTAGACGCAATATGGGCTTcccctcgtcttcctcagcACGCCCACGAGGGCCTCCTTCAGAGAATATGGGAGCCCCaagcgatgatgagggtgaTGGATTTGCGGATGATCAGGTTCCACGAAGCTCAAGGATCCCGAATTCTACTGAGATCAGTCGTGTTGAGGACAGAATTGGCCTGCTGGTTCAGGAACACTTTGAGTCCTTCATCGAGAA CTTTGCCGAGGACCCTATCAGTGCCCCAACGCCAAGCGCGCCTACACCCAGCGCTGTCACTACAGACAAGTACTATGTTGCCCAGATCAAAGGCATGCGCACATACTCGCTCTCGACATTCTACGTCGACTATAGACATTTGGCTGCATGGGAGAATGGCAGTTTGGCGGATGGTGTTATGCGCCAATACTATCGATTCCTCCCCTTTCTCACCGCTGCTTTACACAACATGATTGCAAAGTACGAGCCTATGTACTTCCGCGAACATCGCCAGCCCACAGCCTCGAGCAATCTCACGACTTCTGCGGCCAGTCATCTCGGCTCTGCCAGCCAATCCGAGTCGTCACACCGCAAGAATGAGCACCAACAAACCGACAAGCTCTTCTCTATCGCATTCTACAACTTGCCTCTAGTTTCCAGAGTCCGTGCCCTTCGAGCCGCCAACATTGGCCAGCTTCTTTCTATCTCTGGAACAGTCACTCGAACATCCGAAGTCCGTCCCGAGTTGTCTGTCGCTACTTTCACCTGCGAGGCTTGTCGCACAGTTGTGCCAAATGTTGAGCAGACCTTTCGATACACAGAACCTACCCAATGCCCCAACTCGACATGCCAGAACCGTGTGGCCTGGCAACTTGACATTCGTCGCAGTACCTTCGTCGATTGGCAGAAGGTTCGAATTCAGGAGAACAGTTCCGAGATTCCTACAGGCAGCATGCCTCGAACTATGGACGTTATTCTGCGTGGTGAAATTGTTGATCGCGCCAAGGCTGGAGAGAAGTGCATCTTCACTGGTGCCCTGATCGTCGTTCCTGATGTCAGCCAACTCGGCCTTCCAGGATTGCGACCGACTGCTATCCGCGACGACCGTAATGCGCCTAGAGGAGCCGATGCTGGTGGAAGTGGAATCAGCGGTCTCAAGGCTCTGGGTGTACGAGACTTGACATATCGTCTTGCCTTCCTTGCCTGCATGGTGAACCCGGACACTTCAACATCTGGCCAGTCGGCTGCCAGTGGCGCTGCCGATGTTGTCAATGCTTTGACACAGAACACAGCCAACGAGGGAGAGCAGTCAGTGGAAGATGCTCAAGCTGCTGTTCTAGCGTCCATGAACCCCTCTGAAATTGAGGACCTGCGAGCAATGGTCCACGGTGACCATATCTATTCCCGTCTTGTGCAATCTATTGCTCCCATGGTCTACGGCCATGAGGTCGTTAAGAAGGGTCTGCTGCTCCAACTCATGTCTGGTGTCCCCAAGAGCACGGCTGAGGGTATGCAACTTCGAGGTGATATCAACATTTGCATTGTCGGTGATCCTTCTACTTCCAAGTCCCAGTTCTTGAAATACGTGTGCTCTTTTGCGCCCCGTGCTGTTTACACCAGTGGCAAGGCATCGTCTGCCGCCGGTCTTACTGCTGCGGTAgtcaaggatgaagagacAGGCGAATTTACTATCGAGGCTGGTGCGCTCATGTTGGCAGACAATGGCGTCTGCGCTATTGATGAGTTCGACAAGATGGATATCGCAGATCAAGTCGCCATCCACGAGGCTATGGAACAGCAGACCATCTCGATCGCAAAGGCCGGTATTCAAGCCACGCTGAATGCCCGAACCAGTATTCTTGCAGCTGCTAACCCTGTTGGTGGTCGTTACAACCGCAAGACGACCCTCCGctccaacatcaacatgtcGGCACCTATCATGTCTCGTTTCGACCTCTTCTTTGTTGTCCTCGACGAGTGTAACGAACAAGTCGACCGCCACTTGGCAGAGCACATTGTTGGTATCCACCAGTTGCGTgacgaggctgttgagccCGAGTTCAGCACAGAACAACTTCAGCGATACATTCGTTTTGCAAAGACTTTCCGACCTGAGTTCACTGACGAGGCCAAGGATGTCCTCGTGGAGAAGTACAAGGAACTTCGCGCCGACGATGCTCAAGGAGGCGTGGGCAAAAACTCGTACCGAATTACAGTCCGTCAGCTCGAGAGTATGATTCGTCTCTCCGAGGCTATTGCCAAGGTCAACTGTGTGGAAGAGATTAGCTCTGAGATGGTTGTCGAGGCCTACAACCTCCTGCGACAGAGTATCATCTCCGTGGAGCACGATGACGTTGAGGTGTACGACGAAGAACCCGAAGAAGATAGCGAGACACTTCTCCGTGCCGCTGATGCTGCTTCCGGCCGTGGCCAAGAACACGACGCAGTCatggaggaagatgacacACAGCCTGGCCGTAGCAGTGTTGCCCCTGAAAGAAGGAAGCAAACCATCACATACGACAATTACATCAAGATGGTCAACATGTTTGTTCAGCATATTACCGATGCTGAGGTCGGTAACCTCGAAGGTGTTAACGGCGATGAATTGGTCAACTGGTACCTCGAGCagaaggaggatgagctCCAAGGTGAGGACGACTATCACCGAGAAAAGGCTCTCGCCAACATGGTGCTCAAAAAGATGGTCAAG GAAAACATCCTCATGGCTCTCCGCGGCGAAGGCCTCACAGATGGTGAcgcaagctcttcaacagaTCCCTCCCAAATTATGTATATTGTGCACCCCAACTGTGCGGTCGAGGAAGTCTAA